A genomic region of Streptomyces rimosus contains the following coding sequences:
- a CDS encoding glutamate--cysteine ligase translates to MRSVGVEEELLLVDARTGLPRALSAAVLAAASRDQQGNEEVFESELHRQQLEFATRPRTDMGDLDKEIRRWRAEAARHAEGLDAAAVALATSPLEVSPSIGTGERHQWLAEHFGLTAQEQLTCGCHIHVAVDSDEEGVAVLDRIRPWLSVLLAMSANSPFWQGGDTTYSSYRNRVWGRWPSAGPVEVFGSADRYHEQVRDMTASGVLKDAGMVYFDARLSRTYPTVEVRVADVCLDPSTTVLLATLIRGLVETAVRQWRDGEPPARHTVALLRLATWRAARSGLDGELIHPATMRPAPAEAVVRALFDHVRDALEDTGDILPAQESLTTLLKTGNGAHIQRQLLQRTGSLQGVVTECVRRTLD, encoded by the coding sequence GTGCGCAGTGTGGGTGTGGAGGAGGAACTGCTGCTGGTGGACGCCCGGACGGGACTACCGCGCGCCCTGTCGGCGGCGGTCCTCGCGGCGGCCTCGCGGGACCAGCAGGGCAACGAGGAGGTCTTCGAGAGCGAGCTGCACCGCCAGCAGCTGGAATTCGCCACCCGGCCCCGGACGGACATGGGCGACCTGGACAAGGAGATCCGGCGGTGGCGGGCGGAGGCGGCCCGCCACGCCGAAGGACTGGACGCGGCGGCCGTGGCCCTGGCCACCTCGCCGCTGGAGGTGAGCCCGTCCATCGGCACCGGCGAGCGCCACCAGTGGCTCGCGGAGCACTTCGGCCTCACCGCCCAGGAGCAGCTGACCTGCGGCTGCCACATCCACGTGGCCGTCGACTCGGACGAGGAGGGCGTCGCCGTACTCGACCGGATACGCCCTTGGCTGTCCGTACTCCTGGCGATGAGCGCCAACTCTCCCTTCTGGCAGGGCGGGGACACCACATACAGCAGCTACCGCAACCGGGTCTGGGGGCGGTGGCCGTCGGCCGGGCCGGTCGAGGTGTTCGGGTCGGCCGACCGGTACCACGAGCAGGTACGCGACATGACGGCCAGCGGCGTACTGAAGGACGCGGGCATGGTCTACTTCGACGCCCGCCTGTCCCGGACATACCCCACCGTGGAGGTACGGGTCGCCGACGTGTGCCTGGACCCGTCCACCACCGTGCTGCTGGCGACCCTGATCCGCGGCCTGGTGGAGACGGCGGTACGCCAGTGGCGCGACGGCGAACCGCCCGCCCGGCACACGGTGGCACTGCTGCGCCTGGCGACATGGCGAGCCGCCCGCTCCGGCCTCGACGGCGAACTGATCCACCCCGCCACAATGCGCCCCGCCCCGGCCGAAGCCGTAGTACGGGCCCTGTTCGACCACGTACGCGACGCCCTGGAAGACACCGGCGACATCCTGCCCGCCCAAGAATCCCTGACCACCCTCCTCAAGACAGGCAACGGCGCCCACATCCAACGACAACTGCTGCAGCGCACGGGCAGCCTCCAGGGGGTGGTGACGGAGTGTGTGCGGCGCACGCTCGACTGA
- the sbnA gene encoding 2,3-diaminopropionate biosynthesis protein SbnA translates to MPVISMPLDFNEEDLYVDLRATFGHPLFLKCEGFNFAGSIKLKAATEMVAAAERDGVLTPGATLVESSSGNLGVALSIIAASKGYGFLCVTDARCNLAARRTMEALGSRVHVITEPDAQAGFLGARIDYVRSLTASDSRYVWLNQFANQDNWKAHYRRTAPAIARQFPHLDVLFVGAGTTGTLMGCARYFRTWHRPVRVIAVDSVGSVSFGGAPGRRMIPGLGTSVPPQLLDASYVDEVIRVEEADTIRTCHRLAGRGFLFGGSTGTVVSGAAHWLDRHRPHRLTAVAIAPDLGERYLDTIYRPTWLQDCYGDDLHGEGLLAPDRLTGMRSA, encoded by the coding sequence GTGCCGGTCATATCCATGCCGCTCGACTTCAACGAGGAGGACCTCTACGTCGACCTGCGGGCGACGTTCGGGCATCCGCTCTTCCTGAAATGCGAGGGCTTCAATTTCGCGGGCTCGATCAAACTGAAGGCGGCGACGGAAATGGTCGCGGCCGCGGAACGCGACGGGGTGCTCACGCCCGGAGCCACCCTGGTGGAATCCTCGTCCGGGAACCTGGGGGTGGCGCTGAGCATCATCGCGGCCAGCAAGGGCTACGGATTCCTGTGCGTCACGGACGCCCGCTGCAACCTGGCGGCCCGGCGGACGATGGAGGCGCTGGGCAGCCGGGTGCACGTGATCACCGAACCGGACGCCCAGGCCGGCTTCCTCGGCGCGCGCATCGACTACGTACGCAGCCTGACCGCCTCGGACAGCCGCTATGTCTGGCTCAACCAGTTCGCCAACCAGGACAACTGGAAGGCGCACTACCGCCGGACCGCGCCCGCCATCGCCCGGCAGTTCCCACACCTGGACGTGCTGTTCGTCGGCGCGGGCACCACCGGCACCCTCATGGGCTGCGCCCGGTACTTCCGTACCTGGCACCGGCCGGTGCGGGTCATCGCGGTGGACAGCGTCGGCTCCGTCTCCTTCGGCGGCGCCCCGGGCCGCCGGATGATCCCGGGCCTGGGCACCAGCGTCCCGCCCCAGCTGCTCGACGCGTCGTACGTGGACGAGGTGATCCGCGTGGAGGAGGCGGACACCATCCGCACCTGCCACCGCCTGGCCGGCCGCGGCTTCCTCTTCGGCGGCTCCACCGGCACCGTCGTCAGCGGCGCCGCGCACTGGCTCGACCGGCACCGCCCGCACCGCCTGACCGCCGTGGCGATCGCCCCCGACCTCGGTGAGCGCTACCTCGACACGATCTACCGGCCCACCTGGCTGCAGGACTGCTACGGCGACGACCTGCACGGCGAGGGCCTGCTCGCCCCCGACCGGCTGACCGGCATGCGCTCGGCGTGA
- the sbnB gene encoding 2,3-diaminopropionate biosynthesis protein SbnB: MTGTPSTGTRNAPAAPDGPRTVPPFAAISGAQVQRVLRGRERQLVRLVEDTYRLHSDGHTLNPPSYFLRFPDRPDSRIIALPASLGGPRPVDGLKWISSFPRNVAEGIPRASAVLILNDPATGYPYACLESSIISATRTAASAASAADRLSSGRPRPRRVGFLGTGLIARYIHTFLAATGQRFEATGVYDVSADSAAGFRTYLEQHAEAHPASPAGHITLHTDPERLIRTSDLVVFATVAARPHITDPAWFAHHPLVLHISLRDLTPEIVLDSANFVDDVDHCLKADTSPHLAEQRRGNRDFIDGTLADVLAGRVRVPDDRTVIFSPFGLGVLDLAVGDFVHGEVARSGELHVIDDFFHELRRHG; the protein is encoded by the coding sequence ATGACCGGCACACCTTCCACCGGGACGCGGAACGCTCCCGCCGCACCGGACGGGCCGCGCACGGTGCCGCCCTTCGCGGCCATCTCCGGGGCCCAGGTGCAGCGGGTCCTGCGGGGCCGCGAGCGGCAGCTCGTCCGCCTGGTCGAGGACACCTACCGGCTGCACAGCGATGGGCACACGCTCAACCCGCCGTCCTACTTCCTGCGCTTCCCCGACCGCCCGGACTCCCGGATCATCGCCCTGCCCGCCTCACTCGGCGGACCGCGCCCGGTGGACGGCCTGAAGTGGATCTCCAGCTTCCCGCGGAACGTGGCGGAAGGCATCCCGCGGGCCTCGGCCGTGCTGATCCTCAACGATCCTGCCACCGGCTATCCGTACGCCTGCCTGGAGAGTTCGATCATCAGCGCCACCAGGACGGCGGCCTCGGCGGCTTCGGCGGCCGACCGGCTCAGCAGCGGCCGGCCGCGCCCGCGGCGCGTCGGATTCCTCGGCACCGGCCTGATCGCCCGCTACATCCACACTTTCCTGGCCGCCACCGGCCAGCGGTTCGAGGCCACTGGGGTGTACGACGTGTCCGCCGACAGCGCGGCCGGCTTCCGCACCTACCTCGAACAGCACGCGGAAGCACACCCGGCGTCACCCGCCGGCCACATCACCCTCCACACCGACCCCGAGCGGCTGATCCGCACCAGCGACCTCGTCGTCTTCGCCACCGTCGCCGCCCGGCCGCACATCACCGACCCGGCCTGGTTCGCGCACCACCCGCTGGTGCTGCACATCTCGCTGCGCGACCTGACGCCCGAGATCGTGCTCGACTCGGCCAACTTCGTCGACGACGTGGACCACTGCCTGAAGGCCGACACGTCACCGCACCTGGCCGAACAGCGCAGGGGTAACCGGGACTTCATCGACGGGACACTCGCCGACGTGCTGGCCGGGCGGGTGCGCGTACCGGACGACCGTACGGTGATCTTCTCGCCCTTCGGGCTCGGCGTACTCGACCTCGCCGTCGGCGACTTCGTCCACGGCGAAGTGGCCCGCTCCGGCGAACTGCACGTCATCGACGACTTCTTCCACGAACTGCGCCGGCACGGATGA
- a CDS encoding TauD/TfdA family dioxygenase: protein MPPSPATPPVDVNLVPGTPPVLLAEPTGDAASWAAGYRDTLRALATEHGSVLVRGLGLRDADQTAAVFRHLGTGLLTEREAFAPRREYADGVYSSAQWPSYQPMCMHHELSYTLAAPGLLLFACLGAPDSGGATAVADASAVLDALPAELTARFEAEGWLLTRTYNDEIGATLTEAFGTDDRRAVERYCRGHAIDYAWQPDGALRTRQRRGAVLRHPVTGRRCWFNQIAFLSEWTMDPEVREYLMDVYGADALPFNTRYGGGDPIGEDVVQLLNSVYEAHTTREPWQAGDLMLVDNVRTAHSREPYEGPREVLVGMTDAVHLTAGAPTGEAMA from the coding sequence ATGCCACCCTCACCCGCCACACCGCCCGTCGACGTCAACCTCGTCCCCGGCACGCCCCCGGTCCTCCTGGCCGAGCCCACCGGCGACGCGGCGAGCTGGGCCGCCGGCTACCGGGACACCCTGCGGGCCCTCGCCACCGAACACGGCTCCGTCCTGGTCCGCGGCCTCGGACTGCGGGACGCCGACCAGACCGCCGCCGTCTTCCGGCACCTGGGCACCGGCCTGCTGACCGAGCGGGAAGCCTTCGCGCCGCGCCGCGAGTACGCCGACGGCGTGTACTCCTCCGCCCAATGGCCGTCCTACCAGCCGATGTGCATGCACCACGAGCTGAGCTACACCCTCGCGGCCCCCGGTCTGCTGCTCTTCGCGTGCCTCGGCGCGCCGGACAGCGGCGGCGCGACCGCGGTCGCCGACGCGTCGGCCGTCCTGGACGCGCTGCCCGCCGAGCTGACCGCGCGCTTCGAGGCCGAGGGCTGGCTGCTCACCCGTACCTACAACGACGAGATCGGCGCCACCCTCACCGAGGCGTTCGGCACCGACGACCGCCGCGCCGTCGAACGCTACTGCCGCGGCCACGCCATCGACTACGCCTGGCAGCCGGACGGCGCCCTGCGCACCCGGCAGCGGCGCGGCGCCGTGCTGCGCCACCCGGTCACCGGCCGCCGCTGCTGGTTCAACCAGATCGCCTTCCTCAGCGAATGGACGATGGACCCCGAGGTGCGCGAGTACCTGATGGACGTGTACGGGGCCGACGCGCTCCCGTTCAACACCCGCTACGGCGGCGGCGACCCGATCGGCGAGGACGTCGTACAGCTGCTCAACTCCGTCTACGAGGCCCACACCACGCGCGAACCGTGGCAGGCGGGCGATCTGATGCTCGTCGACAACGTCCGTACGGCCCACAGCAGGGAGCCGTACGAGGGGCCGCGCGAGGTGCTCGTCGGCATGACCGACGCGGTGCACCTGACCGCCGGCGCGCCCACGGGGGAGGCGATGGCCTGA
- a CDS encoding non-ribosomal peptide synthetase, with amino-acid sequence MARSAAEAGREFWRGVLDGGGFTALPRWTRDPVPGLAAHEAAIPDDLLAALRRVAAELAVPLRSVLLAAHVKVLAALTGEREVTTGYAATAGGRPLPCRLTAVPGTWRALVLHTRRAESRLLAHQDAPVEDLERDLGIEGPLYETVFDPHCPNGDLVPPTGLASPIDLAPSTGLAPSTDLAPSTDLAPSTVLATGVTLQDGRLALRLRHRTDALDAECAARIAGYHLTALVLIAADPYAEHDRQSLLSAGELALQLEGLAGPRRELPDRRVHEIFEQQVAAHPDAVAAVHGDRHWTYAELNARANQLGRALLARGLRREGVVAVVTERTLDWMAAVLAIFKAGGAYLPIEPHFPADRIATTLTRAGCGLVLTERGSTATLDAAVKTLPGVRCLSVETAYAEDHPAHDLGLRVTPGQLAYIYFTSGSTGEPKGAMCEHAGLVNHLYAKIDDLEIGPGQVVAQTAPQCFDISLWQLIAALLVGGCTLLIEQEAVLDVPRFVDRLADGRVRVLQVVPSYLEAVLSYLEQHPRELPDLAYVSATGEALKPELAQRWFAARPGVALVNAYGLTETSDDTNHEVMRRAPEGPRVPLGPPVGNVRQYVVDEHLAPVPLGAPGAIVFSGVCVGRGYVNDPERTRACFGADPYRPGQRLYQGGDFGRWRPDGKLEFLGRRDTQVKVRGFRVETGEVENALLQAPGVRDAAVVVSERAGQAARLVAFYSGRRPVGADTLRGRLERSLPAYMVPSAFHWRGDGLPLTANSKTDRKALTALAAELDATDDHRGTLRTPTEQRLAAAWATVLGMPQNRVGRRDHFFDRGGTSLAAVKLAILLDRAVSLKDVTRHPVLADLAGLLDSRSGAATTTGTQLLRPLSAPDAAHGGALVCFPWTGGEAAAFQPLAEALRESGRAVYAAELPGREPSASGPAVGMERVEHLVAELARLAPAGLLLWGQGSGAAYAVEAARKLEERGKSARRLFIGAHLPDDVHAPSVPPAAQLTTPVTVVVAADDPRTARFRRHYRAWELLAEQVELYELPAGGHGFPLTRPDDTARAVLRAVELRAPS; translated from the coding sequence ATGGCCAGGTCAGCAGCAGAAGCCGGTCGCGAGTTCTGGCGCGGCGTGCTCGACGGCGGTGGCTTCACCGCCCTCCCGCGGTGGACCCGCGACCCCGTACCGGGCCTGGCCGCGCACGAAGCCGCGATTCCCGACGACCTCCTGGCGGCCCTGCGGCGCGTCGCGGCCGAACTGGCGGTACCGCTGCGCTCCGTACTGCTGGCCGCACACGTCAAGGTGCTCGCCGCACTGACCGGCGAACGCGAGGTCACCACCGGCTACGCCGCGACGGCGGGCGGCCGGCCGCTCCCGTGCCGCCTGACGGCCGTCCCCGGCACCTGGCGGGCGCTGGTGCTGCACACCCGCCGGGCCGAATCCCGGCTGCTGGCCCACCAGGACGCGCCGGTCGAGGACCTGGAACGGGACCTGGGCATCGAAGGCCCGCTCTACGAGACGGTCTTCGACCCGCACTGCCCGAATGGCGACCTCGTTCCGCCCACCGGCCTTGCTTCGCCCATCGACCTTGCTCCGTCCACCGGCCTCGCTCCGTCCACCGACCTCGCCCCATCCACCGACCTCGCTCCATCCACCGTTCTCGCGACGGGCGTCACCCTGCAAGATGGCCGCCTGGCCTTACGGCTGCGCCACCGCACCGACGCGCTCGACGCGGAGTGCGCCGCCCGGATCGCCGGATACCACCTGACCGCCCTCGTCCTCATCGCCGCCGATCCGTACGCCGAACACGACCGGCAGAGCCTGCTCTCCGCCGGCGAACTCGCCCTCCAGCTCGAAGGGCTCGCCGGGCCCCGCAGGGAACTCCCGGACCGCCGCGTGCACGAGATCTTCGAACAGCAGGTGGCGGCGCACCCCGACGCCGTCGCGGCCGTCCACGGCGACCGGCACTGGACGTACGCGGAGCTCAACGCCCGCGCCAACCAGCTCGGCCGGGCCCTGCTGGCGCGGGGCCTGCGCCGCGAGGGAGTCGTCGCGGTGGTCACCGAACGCACCCTGGACTGGATGGCCGCCGTCCTCGCCATCTTCAAGGCCGGCGGCGCCTACCTGCCCATCGAGCCGCACTTCCCCGCCGACCGCATCGCGACCACCCTCACCCGGGCGGGCTGCGGCCTCGTCCTCACCGAACGCGGCAGCACGGCCACCCTCGACGCGGCCGTGAAGACCCTGCCCGGGGTCCGGTGCCTGTCCGTGGAGACGGCCTACGCGGAAGACCACCCCGCCCACGACCTCGGCCTCCGCGTCACGCCCGGCCAACTCGCCTACATCTACTTCACCTCCGGCTCCACCGGCGAGCCCAAGGGCGCGATGTGCGAGCACGCGGGCCTGGTCAACCACCTCTACGCCAAGATCGACGATTTGGAGATCGGCCCGGGCCAGGTGGTCGCCCAGACCGCGCCCCAGTGCTTCGACATCTCGCTGTGGCAGCTGATCGCCGCGCTCCTCGTCGGCGGCTGCACCCTCTTGATCGAGCAGGAGGCCGTGCTGGACGTCCCGCGCTTCGTCGACCGGCTCGCCGACGGCCGGGTCCGCGTCCTCCAGGTCGTACCGTCGTACCTGGAAGCCGTCCTGTCCTACCTGGAGCAGCACCCCCGCGAGCTGCCCGACCTGGCGTACGTGTCCGCGACCGGCGAGGCGCTGAAACCCGAGCTGGCGCAGCGCTGGTTCGCCGCCCGGCCCGGCGTCGCCCTGGTCAACGCATACGGGCTGACCGAGACCTCGGACGACACCAACCACGAGGTCATGCGCCGCGCACCGGAGGGGCCGCGGGTCCCGCTCGGCCCGCCGGTCGGCAATGTGCGCCAGTACGTCGTCGACGAGCACCTGGCGCCGGTCCCGCTCGGCGCGCCCGGCGCGATCGTCTTCTCCGGCGTGTGCGTGGGCCGCGGCTACGTCAACGACCCCGAGCGCACCCGTGCCTGCTTCGGCGCCGACCCCTACAGGCCGGGCCAACGGCTCTACCAGGGCGGCGACTTCGGCCGCTGGCGGCCCGACGGGAAGCTGGAGTTCCTGGGCCGCCGCGACACCCAGGTCAAGGTCCGCGGCTTCCGCGTCGAGACCGGCGAGGTCGAGAACGCGCTGCTCCAGGCGCCCGGTGTCCGCGACGCCGCCGTGGTCGTCAGCGAACGGGCCGGGCAGGCCGCGCGCCTGGTGGCCTTCTACAGCGGCCGGCGGCCGGTCGGCGCCGACACTCTGCGCGGCCGCCTGGAGCGGTCACTGCCCGCGTACATGGTCCCGTCGGCCTTCCACTGGCGCGGCGACGGACTGCCGCTGACCGCCAACAGTAAGACCGACCGCAAGGCCCTGACCGCGCTCGCCGCCGAACTGGACGCCACGGACGACCACCGCGGCACCCTGCGTACCCCCACGGAACAGCGGCTCGCCGCCGCGTGGGCCACGGTGCTCGGCATGCCCCAGAACCGCGTCGGCCGCCGGGACCACTTCTTCGACCGGGGCGGCACCTCGCTCGCGGCGGTGAAACTGGCGATCCTCCTGGACCGCGCGGTCTCCCTCAAGGACGTCACCCGGCATCCGGTCCTCGCCGACCTGGCGGGACTGCTGGACAGCAGGTCAGGGGCGGCTACGACGACAGGCACGCAACTGCTGCGCCCACTGTCCGCACCGGACGCCGCCCACGGAGGCGCCCTGGTGTGCTTCCCCTGGACGGGGGGTGAGGCGGCGGCCTTCCAGCCGCTGGCCGAGGCGCTGCGGGAGAGCGGGCGGGCGGTGTACGCGGCCGAGCTGCCGGGGCGGGAGCCGTCCGCATCCGGACCGGCGGTCGGCATGGAACGCGTCGAGCATCTCGTCGCCGAGCTGGCCCGGCTCGCCCCGGCCGGGCTCCTGCTGTGGGGGCAGGGCTCGGGAGCCGCGTACGCCGTGGAAGCGGCCCGGAAACTGGAGGAGCGCGGCAAAAGCGCCCGACGGCTGTTCATCGGAGCGCACCTGCCCGATGACGTCCACGCACCTTCCGTACCGCCCGCGGCGCAGCTGACCACACCGGTCACCGTCGTCGTCGCGGCCGACGACCCGCGCACGGCCCGGTTCCGGCGCCACTACCGGGCCTGGGAGCTGCTGGCCGAGCAGGTCGAGCTGTACGAGCTGCCGGCGGGCGGCCACGGCTTCCCGCTCACCAGGCCGGACGACACGGCGCGGGCGGTGCTGCGCGCTGTCGAACTACGAGCGCCCTCCTGA
- a CDS encoding Pls/PosA family non-ribosomal peptide synthetase, producing the protein MGKSVEAPVAGPAGASPAPAAAPPTGPSTVPHGDPGEPADTETVLAATLAAVLRVEHVRTDAHFFTDLGADSLLMAHFCARVRKRADLPSVSMKDIYRYPTISGLATALAGEAPGTAARTPVPPPDPEPSEAAPPVGTPAYLLCGTLQLLTLLGCSFLVAVVTSSGYEWMSAAPGPGGVYLRAVLFGAVVFLGLCGLPVLAKWVLIGRWKPREIRVWSLTYFRFWAVRTLMHVSPLVLFVGSPLYIGYLRALGAKIGRDVTILSKHVPVCTDLLTVGAGTVIRKDAYFTCYRARAGVIRTGPVTLGQNVLVSEATVLDIGTSLGDGAQLGHASSLHPGQTVPAGEHWHGSPAQRTEVDYQRLDATGRVGPRTAYGALQLLSALLVYLPLSIGGVSILLAEVPRLATLLDEGPLAFTTWSFYGDALVTSLALFFGGTLAGLIVVVTVPRLLNLLIVPGKVYPLYGLHYSLHRTIARMTNIKFFMRLFGDSSYVVPYLGRLGYGLLPVEQTGSNFGTEVRQESPHLSTVGSGTMVADGLSIMNAEYSRTSFRLSRVAIGPHNFLGNAVHYPPGGRTGDNCLLATKVAVPLDGPVREGVGLLGSPCFEIPRSVERDAAFDHLRSGEALRRRLAAKNAYNLRTMGLFLLVRWSQVFVVTLIVWAAADLYPVWGAPAVALGSVLALLFSVGHSVCAERAVNGFRRQVPRYCSIYTPYFWRHERFWKLHAMPLRFLNGTPFKSLFWRALGARVGRRLFDDGCFLPERSLVTFGDHCTLNAGSVIQCHSQEDGTFKSDRTTLGDGCTLGTGAFVHYGATVGDGAALAPDTFLMKGEDVPRHARWGGNPAREMTDTMTEK; encoded by the coding sequence GTGGGAAAATCCGTCGAGGCACCAGTAGCCGGCCCGGCCGGCGCGTCCCCCGCCCCGGCAGCCGCACCGCCGACCGGCCCGTCCACCGTCCCGCACGGCGATCCCGGTGAGCCGGCCGACACCGAAACCGTGCTCGCCGCGACATTGGCCGCCGTCCTGCGCGTCGAGCACGTGCGCACCGATGCCCACTTCTTCACCGACCTGGGCGCCGACTCGCTGCTCATGGCCCACTTCTGCGCCCGTGTCAGGAAGCGCGCCGACCTCCCGTCGGTGTCGATGAAGGACATCTACCGGTACCCGACGATCAGCGGCCTGGCGACGGCGCTCGCCGGGGAGGCGCCGGGAACGGCCGCCCGGACGCCGGTGCCGCCGCCGGACCCCGAGCCGTCCGAGGCGGCGCCTCCCGTCGGCACCCCCGCGTATCTGCTGTGCGGAACGCTCCAGCTCCTGACGCTCCTCGGCTGCTCCTTCCTTGTTGCGGTCGTCACCTCCTCCGGTTACGAATGGATGTCCGCCGCGCCGGGCCCGGGCGGCGTCTACCTGCGGGCGGTCCTCTTCGGCGCCGTGGTCTTCCTCGGCCTGTGCGGCCTCCCGGTGCTCGCCAAGTGGGTGCTCATCGGGCGCTGGAAGCCCCGGGAGATACGCGTCTGGAGCCTGACGTACTTCCGGTTCTGGGCCGTCCGGACGCTGATGCACGTCAGCCCGCTGGTCCTCTTCGTGGGATCACCGCTCTACATCGGCTACCTCAGGGCGCTGGGCGCCAAGATCGGACGGGACGTCACGATCCTGTCCAAGCACGTGCCGGTCTGCACCGACCTGCTGACCGTCGGAGCGGGCACGGTCATCCGCAAGGACGCGTACTTCACCTGCTACCGGGCCCGCGCCGGAGTGATCCGGACCGGACCGGTCACCCTCGGACAGAATGTGCTCGTCAGCGAGGCGACGGTGCTCGACATCGGAACCTCGCTCGGCGACGGAGCCCAACTGGGCCACGCGTCCTCCCTCCACCCGGGCCAGACTGTCCCCGCCGGCGAACACTGGCACGGCTCTCCCGCGCAACGTACGGAAGTGGACTACCAAAGGCTCGACGCGACCGGCCGCGTCGGCCCGCGCACCGCCTACGGGGCGCTGCAACTGCTCAGCGCGCTGCTCGTGTACCTGCCGCTGAGCATCGGCGGGGTGAGCATCCTGCTCGCCGAGGTCCCGCGGCTGGCCACGCTCCTGGACGAGGGCCCGCTCGCCTTCACGACCTGGTCCTTCTACGGCGATGCGCTGGTCACCTCGCTCGCCCTGTTCTTCGGCGGCACGCTCGCCGGTCTGATCGTGGTGGTCACGGTGCCCCGGCTGCTCAACCTGCTCATCGTGCCCGGCAAGGTCTATCCGCTCTACGGCCTGCACTATTCGCTGCACCGGACCATCGCCCGGATGACCAACATCAAGTTCTTCATGCGGCTCTTCGGCGACAGCTCCTACGTCGTCCCCTACCTCGGCCGCCTCGGCTACGGCCTGCTCCCCGTCGAGCAGACCGGCTCGAACTTCGGCACCGAGGTACGGCAGGAATCCCCGCACCTGAGCACGGTCGGCAGCGGCACGATGGTCGCCGACGGCCTGTCGATCATGAACGCGGAGTACTCCCGTACCTCCTTCCGCCTCTCGCGCGTCGCCATCGGACCGCACAACTTCCTCGGCAACGCCGTCCACTACCCGCCCGGCGGCCGGACGGGCGACAACTGCCTCCTCGCCACGAAGGTCGCGGTCCCCCTGGACGGGCCCGTACGGGAAGGCGTCGGCCTGCTGGGCTCGCCCTGCTTCGAGATCCCCCGGTCCGTCGAGCGCGACGCCGCCTTCGACCACCTGCGCAGCGGCGAGGCACTGCGGCGCCGGCTCGCCGCCAAGAACGCCTACAACCTGCGCACGATGGGACTGTTCCTGCTGGTCCGCTGGTCACAGGTGTTCGTGGTGACGCTGATCGTCTGGGCCGCCGCCGACCTCTACCCGGTGTGGGGCGCCCCGGCGGTCGCCCTGGGATCGGTCCTCGCGCTGCTCTTCTCCGTCGGCCATTCCGTGTGCGCCGAACGCGCCGTCAACGGCTTCCGGCGCCAGGTCCCGCGCTACTGCTCGATCTACACGCCGTACTTCTGGCGGCACGAACGGTTCTGGAAGCTCCACGCGATGCCCCTGCGCTTCCTGAACGGCACCCCGTTCAAGAGCTTGTTCTGGCGGGCGCTGGGCGCCCGGGTCGGGCGGCGGCTCTTCGACGACGGCTGCTTCCTGCCCGAACGTTCCCTCGTCACGTTCGGCGACCACTGCACGCTCAACGCGGGCAGCGTCATCCAGTGCCATTCCCAGGAGGACGGCACCTTCAAGTCCGACCGCACCACCCTCGGCGACGGCTGCACCCTCGGCACCGGAGCCTTCGTCCACTACGGCGCCACGGTGGGCGACGGCGCGGCGCTCGCGCCCGACACCTTCCTCATGAAGGGCGAGGACGTGCCCCGCCACGCGCGGTGGGGCGGCAACCCCGCCCGGGAGATGACCGACACCATGACCGAGAAGTGA